One stretch of Apis cerana isolate GH-2021 linkage group LG8, AcerK_1.0, whole genome shotgun sequence DNA includes these proteins:
- the LOC107999982 gene encoding regulator of G-protein signaling 11 isoform X15 → MEASNNQQQKKEPSVHRPCAFDKMEGLVREMQDPENGVPVRSQKQFLTSIPSAFMGYDLIEWLMERLSIEESEAVHIANQLCQYGYFFPVNDSKTLTVRDDSSLYRFQTPCYWPWQHKIPDNMEYAIYLAKRTLRNKQRHALEDYEIEALNSLRRNLQNKWDMIQLQAEEQVRLSKERKKGDKIVSDSQERAFWRVYRPPPGCLSSLEVTPVPTRFHPGLSRPPSRKRTITDLQREVALLKNSLTRTRIKVSAAIENFNSYFETYMEYDPMFVQPQPSNPWITDDQTFWQLNSPLVEIPTEKRVKRWALSMEELMSDPTGLQEFTQYLRKEYSHENIRFWLAVKDLRHSFQAKIPDKVNEIFREFLAPGAPCEINIDGKTMEKVHQEMKNPNRFTFDSAAEHVYTLLLKKDCYPRFIRSDQYRNLLASGVQPSQKKWFFFGGQAKKKVSSTSTSISAPTPTTSTLQHHAVTAGGGGGSGGGSKRRGSDRSLSGSAHELAICGIRDTSSMPRVPHSHSQSNLTDIPYRDAGTSETSMARPVDDVCPWDVVPGPSIEHDIDTGAQLRHPISSGVTSSVESQAEEGNNNLISQSHSIEVAARPSRKNSSQFDSCSSSSDVSLAVTEAVSEHLRKSCSLQQSSSTGGGSSTSERVGMTTRNYSIGSVGGRAKLGEIGRPSASSFNYPSPQHSLEYSHVVTEIRSEGKDIAEVVETETRSKLTLLEKEHTKKTLSKAPLISISAIVGDLASDSFAAQAEERKEDDCGKGVAAKEGEVEIEKRKGEVEGDKGDAVTVAEENLAVSTRVETETEESLEEAQVVPVWEPDTRQDDQIAPVTQPAPQQKRDNNVNEVCPWEDEENCRVDAPYVKTYATLGYL, encoded by the exons ATGGAGGCCTCTAATAATCAACAACAGAAAAAGGAGCCAAGCGTTCACAGGCCTTGCGCCTTCGACaag ATGGAGGGGCTGGTGCGGGAGATGCAAGACCCTGAGAACGGGGTACCCGTGCGCAGCCAAAAACAATTTCTCACCTCAATTCCTTCGGCTTTCATGG GTTACGATCTCATCGAGTGGCTGATGGAGCGGCTTTCCATCGAGGAATCAG AGGCGGTCCATATTGCCAATCAGCTCTGCCAGTATGGCTACTTCTTCCCGGTGAATGACTCCAAGACACTCACCGTAAGGGATGATAGTTCTCTGTATAGATTTCAG ACACCATGTTATTGGCCATGGCAACATAAAATCCCTGATAACATGGAATATGCTATTTATCTGGCTAAGAGAACTTTAAGAAACAAGCAACGACATGCTCTTGAAGATTACGAAATT GAAGCTTTAAACAGTCTACGTAGGAACTTGCAGAACAAGTGGGATATGATACAACTTCAAGCTGAAGAACAG GTACGCTTATCGAAGGAGCGAAAAAAAGGGGATAAAATAGTAAGCGATTCTCAAGAGCGAGCATTTTGGAGAGTTTACAGGCCACCACCTGGTTGTCTAAGTAGCCTCGAAGTAACACCCGTACCTACGCGTTTTCATCCTGGACTTTCACGTCCTCCATCGCGTAAACGCACTATAACCGATCTGCAACGCGAG gtGGCCCTTTTGAAGAACAGCTTAACGCGTACAAGGATAAAAGTTTCTGCTGCTATCGAAAATTTCAACTCATACTTCGAAACATACATGGAATACGATCCAATGTTTGTACAGCCACAACCTTCCAATCCATGGATTACCGATGATCAAACATTTTGGCAGCTAAACAGTCCTCT AGTGGAAATTCCTACGGAAAAACGTGTTAAGCGGTGGGCATTATCCATGGAAGAGTTAATGTCTGATCCTACTG gTTTGCAAGAATTTACGCAGTATTTGAGAAAAGAATACAGTCatgaaaatatacgattttgGTTAGCGGTTAAAGATTTGAGGCATAGTTTTCAAGCAAAAATACCCGACAAAGTTAATGAAATCTTCAG agAATTCTTAGCACCCGGAGCACCTTGcgagataaatatagatgggAAGACGATGGAAAAAGTTCATCAAGAGATGAAAAATCCGAATCGATTCACGTTTGATTCCGCCGCTGAACACGTATATACGTTGCTTTTGAAAAAGGATTGTTATCCTAGATTTATTCGTTCCGATCagtatcgaaatttattagcCTCTGGTGTGCAGCCTTCGCAAAAAAAATG gttTTTTTTCGGGGGACAAgcgaaaaagaaagtttcttCGACTTCGACTTCGATCTCGGCCCCAACTCCGACAACGAGCACGTTGCAACATCATGCTGTAACCGCCggcgggggaggagggagtgGAGGTGGTAGTAAACGAAGAGGAAGCGATCGAAGTCTTTCCGGATCTGCTCACGAGTTAGCCATTTGTGGTATTCGAGATACGAGTTCGATGCCTAGAGTACCGCATTCTCACAGTCAGTCGAATCTCACCGATATCCCATATAG GGATGCTGGCACATCGGAAACATCGATGGCTCGCCCTGTGGACGACGTTTGCCCGTGGGACGTGGTTCCGGGACCGAGTATAGAGCACGATATAGATACGGGCGCACAGCTACGGCATCCAATATCATCTGGAGTGACGTCGTCGGTTGAAAGCCAAGCGGAAGAAGGAAACAATAACCTGATTAGCCAGTCGCATTCTATCGAAGTTGCGGCACGCCCGTCTCGCAAAAATTCATCGCAATTCGACTCCTGTAGTTCTTCATCGGACGTGAGCTTGGCGGTGACAGAAGCGGTATCGGAACATCTTCGAAAGTCTTGCAGTTTGCAACAAAGTAGCAGCACag GTGGTGGTTCGAGTACCTCGGAACGAGTCGGTATGACAACGCGAAATTATTCGATCGGTTCGGTTGGCGGAAGAGCGAAACTTGGAGAGATCGGTCGACCGTCGGCTTCGTCCTTCAATTATCCATCGCCGCAGCATTCGCTCGAATATTCGCACGTGGTGACGGAGATCCGATCGGAGGGGAAGGATATCGCCGAGGTGGTGGAGACCGAAACGAGGTCAAAACTCACGTTGCTGGAAAAGGAACATACGAAGAAAACTTTGAGCAAGGCCCCCCTGATAAGTATTAGCGCGATTGTGGGCGACCTGGCGAGCGATAGCTTTGCGGCTCAAGCGGAGGAACGAAAGGAGGACGATTGCGGCAAGGGTGTGGCGGCGAAGGAAGGGGAAGTGGAGATCGAGAAGAGGAAAGGGGAGGTGGAGGGTGATAAAGGTGATGCGGTTACCGTTGCGGAAGAAAATTTGGCGGTTTCGACTCGAGTGGAAACGGAGACGGAGGAATCGCTGGAGGAGGCGCAAGTCGTTCCTGTTTGGGAGCCGGACACCCGACAGGACGACCAAATAGCACCCGTTACCCAACCAGCTCCTCAACAAAAGCGTGACAATAACGTTAACGAAGTGTGCCCGTGGGAAGACGA GGAAAACTGTAGAGTGGATGCACCCTATGTGAAAACCTACGCGACTTTAGGTTATTTGTAA
- the LOC107999982 gene encoding uncharacterized protein LOC107999982 isoform X13 has protein sequence MEASNNQQQKKEPSVHRPCAFDKMEGLVREMQDPENGVPVRSQKQFLTSIPSAFMGYDLIEWLMERLSIEESEAVHIANQLCQYGYFFPVNDSKTLTVRDDSSLYRFQTPCYWPWQHKIPDNMEYAIYLAKRTLRNKQRHALEDYEIEALNSLRRNLQNKWDMIQLQAEEQVRLSKERKKGDKIVSDSQERAFWRVYRPPPGCLSSLEVTPVPTRFHPGLSRPPSRKRTITDLQREVALLKNSLTRTRIKVSAAIENFNSYFETYMEYDPMFVQPQPSNPWITDDQTFWQLNSPLVEIPTEKRVKRWALSMEELMSDPTGLQEFTQYLRKEYSHENIRFWLAVKDLRHSFQAKIPDKVNEIFREFLAPGAPCEINIDGKTMEKVHQEMKNPNRFTFDSAAEHVYTLLLKKDCYPRFIRSDQYRNLLASGVQPSQKKWFFFGGQAKKKVSSTSTSISAPTPTTSTLQHHAVTAGGGGGSGGGSKRRGSDRSLSGSAHELAICGIRDTSSMPRVPHSHSQSNLTDIPYRGDLARLVKIPTRPIPHNVQDAGTSETSMARPVDDVCPWDVVPGPSIEHDIDTGAQLRHPISSGVTSSVESQAEEGNNNLISQSHSIEVAARPSRKNSSQFDSCSSSSDVSLAVTEAVSEHLRKSCSLQQSSSTGGGSSTSERVGMTTRNYSIGSVGGRAKLGEIGRPSASSFNYPSPQHSLEYSHVVTEIRSEGKDIAEVVETETRSKLTLLEKEHTKKTLSKAPLISISAIVGDLASDSFAAQAEERKEDDCGKGVAAKEGEVEIEKRKGEVEGDKGDAVTVAEENLAVSTRVETETEESLEEAQVVPVWEPDTRQDDQIAPVTQPAPQQKRDNNVNEVCPWEDEENCRVDAPYVKTYATLGYL, from the exons ATGGAGGCCTCTAATAATCAACAACAGAAAAAGGAGCCAAGCGTTCACAGGCCTTGCGCCTTCGACaag ATGGAGGGGCTGGTGCGGGAGATGCAAGACCCTGAGAACGGGGTACCCGTGCGCAGCCAAAAACAATTTCTCACCTCAATTCCTTCGGCTTTCATGG GTTACGATCTCATCGAGTGGCTGATGGAGCGGCTTTCCATCGAGGAATCAG AGGCGGTCCATATTGCCAATCAGCTCTGCCAGTATGGCTACTTCTTCCCGGTGAATGACTCCAAGACACTCACCGTAAGGGATGATAGTTCTCTGTATAGATTTCAG ACACCATGTTATTGGCCATGGCAACATAAAATCCCTGATAACATGGAATATGCTATTTATCTGGCTAAGAGAACTTTAAGAAACAAGCAACGACATGCTCTTGAAGATTACGAAATT GAAGCTTTAAACAGTCTACGTAGGAACTTGCAGAACAAGTGGGATATGATACAACTTCAAGCTGAAGAACAG GTACGCTTATCGAAGGAGCGAAAAAAAGGGGATAAAATAGTAAGCGATTCTCAAGAGCGAGCATTTTGGAGAGTTTACAGGCCACCACCTGGTTGTCTAAGTAGCCTCGAAGTAACACCCGTACCTACGCGTTTTCATCCTGGACTTTCACGTCCTCCATCGCGTAAACGCACTATAACCGATCTGCAACGCGAG gtGGCCCTTTTGAAGAACAGCTTAACGCGTACAAGGATAAAAGTTTCTGCTGCTATCGAAAATTTCAACTCATACTTCGAAACATACATGGAATACGATCCAATGTTTGTACAGCCACAACCTTCCAATCCATGGATTACCGATGATCAAACATTTTGGCAGCTAAACAGTCCTCT AGTGGAAATTCCTACGGAAAAACGTGTTAAGCGGTGGGCATTATCCATGGAAGAGTTAATGTCTGATCCTACTG gTTTGCAAGAATTTACGCAGTATTTGAGAAAAGAATACAGTCatgaaaatatacgattttgGTTAGCGGTTAAAGATTTGAGGCATAGTTTTCAAGCAAAAATACCCGACAAAGTTAATGAAATCTTCAG agAATTCTTAGCACCCGGAGCACCTTGcgagataaatatagatgggAAGACGATGGAAAAAGTTCATCAAGAGATGAAAAATCCGAATCGATTCACGTTTGATTCCGCCGCTGAACACGTATATACGTTGCTTTTGAAAAAGGATTGTTATCCTAGATTTATTCGTTCCGATCagtatcgaaatttattagcCTCTGGTGTGCAGCCTTCGCAAAAAAAATG gttTTTTTTCGGGGGACAAgcgaaaaagaaagtttcttCGACTTCGACTTCGATCTCGGCCCCAACTCCGACAACGAGCACGTTGCAACATCATGCTGTAACCGCCggcgggggaggagggagtgGAGGTGGTAGTAAACGAAGAGGAAGCGATCGAAGTCTTTCCGGATCTGCTCACGAGTTAGCCATTTGTGGTATTCGAGATACGAGTTCGATGCCTAGAGTACCGCATTCTCACAGTCAGTCGAATCTCACCGATATCCCATATAG GGGAGATCTGGCTCGACTCGTAAAGATTCCAACAAGGCCTATCCCGCATAACGTTCA GGATGCTGGCACATCGGAAACATCGATGGCTCGCCCTGTGGACGACGTTTGCCCGTGGGACGTGGTTCCGGGACCGAGTATAGAGCACGATATAGATACGGGCGCACAGCTACGGCATCCAATATCATCTGGAGTGACGTCGTCGGTTGAAAGCCAAGCGGAAGAAGGAAACAATAACCTGATTAGCCAGTCGCATTCTATCGAAGTTGCGGCACGCCCGTCTCGCAAAAATTCATCGCAATTCGACTCCTGTAGTTCTTCATCGGACGTGAGCTTGGCGGTGACAGAAGCGGTATCGGAACATCTTCGAAAGTCTTGCAGTTTGCAACAAAGTAGCAGCACag GTGGTGGTTCGAGTACCTCGGAACGAGTCGGTATGACAACGCGAAATTATTCGATCGGTTCGGTTGGCGGAAGAGCGAAACTTGGAGAGATCGGTCGACCGTCGGCTTCGTCCTTCAATTATCCATCGCCGCAGCATTCGCTCGAATATTCGCACGTGGTGACGGAGATCCGATCGGAGGGGAAGGATATCGCCGAGGTGGTGGAGACCGAAACGAGGTCAAAACTCACGTTGCTGGAAAAGGAACATACGAAGAAAACTTTGAGCAAGGCCCCCCTGATAAGTATTAGCGCGATTGTGGGCGACCTGGCGAGCGATAGCTTTGCGGCTCAAGCGGAGGAACGAAAGGAGGACGATTGCGGCAAGGGTGTGGCGGCGAAGGAAGGGGAAGTGGAGATCGAGAAGAGGAAAGGGGAGGTGGAGGGTGATAAAGGTGATGCGGTTACCGTTGCGGAAGAAAATTTGGCGGTTTCGACTCGAGTGGAAACGGAGACGGAGGAATCGCTGGAGGAGGCGCAAGTCGTTCCTGTTTGGGAGCCGGACACCCGACAGGACGACCAAATAGCACCCGTTACCCAACCAGCTCCTCAACAAAAGCGTGACAATAACGTTAACGAAGTGTGCCCGTGGGAAGACGA GGAAAACTGTAGAGTGGATGCACCCTATGTGAAAACCTACGCGACTTTAGGTTATTTGTAA
- the LOC107999982 gene encoding regulator of G-protein signaling 11 isoform X14, with translation MEASNNQQQKKEPSVHRPCAFDKMEGLVREMQDPENGVPVRSQKQFLTSIPSAFMGYDLIEWLMERLSIEESVEAVHIANQLCQYGYFFPVNDSKTLTVRDDSSLYRFQTPCYWPWQHKIPDNMEYAIYLAKRTLRNKQRHALEDYEIEALNSLRRNLQNKWDMIQLQAEEQVRLSKERKKGDKIVSDSQERAFWRVYRPPPGCLSSLEVTPVPTRFHPGLSRPPSRKRTITDLQREVALLKNSLTRTRIKVSAAIENFNSYFETYMEYDPMFVQPQPSNPWITDDQTFWQLNSPLVEIPTEKRVKRWALSMEELMSDPTGLQEFTQYLRKEYSHENIRFWLAVKDLRHSFQAKIPDKVNEIFREFLAPGAPCEINIDGKTMEKVHQEMKNPNRFTFDSAAEHVYTLLLKKDCYPRFIRSDQYRNLLASGVQPSQKKWFFFGGQAKKKVSSTSTSISAPTPTTSTLQHHAVTAGGGGGSGGGSKRRGSDRSLSGSAHELAICGIRDTSSMPRVPHSHSQSNLTDIPYRDAGTSETSMARPVDDVCPWDVVPGPSIEHDIDTGAQLRHPISSGVTSSVESQAEEGNNNLISQSHSIEVAARPSRKNSSQFDSCSSSSDVSLAVTEAVSEHLRKSCSLQQSSSTGGGSSTSERVGMTTRNYSIGSVGGRAKLGEIGRPSASSFNYPSPQHSLEYSHVVTEIRSEGKDIAEVVETETRSKLTLLEKEHTKKTLSKAPLISISAIVGDLASDSFAAQAEERKEDDCGKGVAAKEGEVEIEKRKGEVEGDKGDAVTVAEENLAVSTRVETETEESLEEAQVVPVWEPDTRQDDQIAPVTQPAPQQKRDNNVNEVCPWEDEENCRVDAPYVKTYATLGYL, from the exons ATGGAGGCCTCTAATAATCAACAACAGAAAAAGGAGCCAAGCGTTCACAGGCCTTGCGCCTTCGACaag ATGGAGGGGCTGGTGCGGGAGATGCAAGACCCTGAGAACGGGGTACCCGTGCGCAGCCAAAAACAATTTCTCACCTCAATTCCTTCGGCTTTCATGG GTTACGATCTCATCGAGTGGCTGATGGAGCGGCTTTCCATCGAGGAATCAG TAGAGGCGGTCCATATTGCCAATCAGCTCTGCCAGTATGGCTACTTCTTCCCGGTGAATGACTCCAAGACACTCACCGTAAGGGATGATAGTTCTCTGTATAGATTTCAG ACACCATGTTATTGGCCATGGCAACATAAAATCCCTGATAACATGGAATATGCTATTTATCTGGCTAAGAGAACTTTAAGAAACAAGCAACGACATGCTCTTGAAGATTACGAAATT GAAGCTTTAAACAGTCTACGTAGGAACTTGCAGAACAAGTGGGATATGATACAACTTCAAGCTGAAGAACAG GTACGCTTATCGAAGGAGCGAAAAAAAGGGGATAAAATAGTAAGCGATTCTCAAGAGCGAGCATTTTGGAGAGTTTACAGGCCACCACCTGGTTGTCTAAGTAGCCTCGAAGTAACACCCGTACCTACGCGTTTTCATCCTGGACTTTCACGTCCTCCATCGCGTAAACGCACTATAACCGATCTGCAACGCGAG gtGGCCCTTTTGAAGAACAGCTTAACGCGTACAAGGATAAAAGTTTCTGCTGCTATCGAAAATTTCAACTCATACTTCGAAACATACATGGAATACGATCCAATGTTTGTACAGCCACAACCTTCCAATCCATGGATTACCGATGATCAAACATTTTGGCAGCTAAACAGTCCTCT AGTGGAAATTCCTACGGAAAAACGTGTTAAGCGGTGGGCATTATCCATGGAAGAGTTAATGTCTGATCCTACTG gTTTGCAAGAATTTACGCAGTATTTGAGAAAAGAATACAGTCatgaaaatatacgattttgGTTAGCGGTTAAAGATTTGAGGCATAGTTTTCAAGCAAAAATACCCGACAAAGTTAATGAAATCTTCAG agAATTCTTAGCACCCGGAGCACCTTGcgagataaatatagatgggAAGACGATGGAAAAAGTTCATCAAGAGATGAAAAATCCGAATCGATTCACGTTTGATTCCGCCGCTGAACACGTATATACGTTGCTTTTGAAAAAGGATTGTTATCCTAGATTTATTCGTTCCGATCagtatcgaaatttattagcCTCTGGTGTGCAGCCTTCGCAAAAAAAATG gttTTTTTTCGGGGGACAAgcgaaaaagaaagtttcttCGACTTCGACTTCGATCTCGGCCCCAACTCCGACAACGAGCACGTTGCAACATCATGCTGTAACCGCCggcgggggaggagggagtgGAGGTGGTAGTAAACGAAGAGGAAGCGATCGAAGTCTTTCCGGATCTGCTCACGAGTTAGCCATTTGTGGTATTCGAGATACGAGTTCGATGCCTAGAGTACCGCATTCTCACAGTCAGTCGAATCTCACCGATATCCCATATAG GGATGCTGGCACATCGGAAACATCGATGGCTCGCCCTGTGGACGACGTTTGCCCGTGGGACGTGGTTCCGGGACCGAGTATAGAGCACGATATAGATACGGGCGCACAGCTACGGCATCCAATATCATCTGGAGTGACGTCGTCGGTTGAAAGCCAAGCGGAAGAAGGAAACAATAACCTGATTAGCCAGTCGCATTCTATCGAAGTTGCGGCACGCCCGTCTCGCAAAAATTCATCGCAATTCGACTCCTGTAGTTCTTCATCGGACGTGAGCTTGGCGGTGACAGAAGCGGTATCGGAACATCTTCGAAAGTCTTGCAGTTTGCAACAAAGTAGCAGCACag GTGGTGGTTCGAGTACCTCGGAACGAGTCGGTATGACAACGCGAAATTATTCGATCGGTTCGGTTGGCGGAAGAGCGAAACTTGGAGAGATCGGTCGACCGTCGGCTTCGTCCTTCAATTATCCATCGCCGCAGCATTCGCTCGAATATTCGCACGTGGTGACGGAGATCCGATCGGAGGGGAAGGATATCGCCGAGGTGGTGGAGACCGAAACGAGGTCAAAACTCACGTTGCTGGAAAAGGAACATACGAAGAAAACTTTGAGCAAGGCCCCCCTGATAAGTATTAGCGCGATTGTGGGCGACCTGGCGAGCGATAGCTTTGCGGCTCAAGCGGAGGAACGAAAGGAGGACGATTGCGGCAAGGGTGTGGCGGCGAAGGAAGGGGAAGTGGAGATCGAGAAGAGGAAAGGGGAGGTGGAGGGTGATAAAGGTGATGCGGTTACCGTTGCGGAAGAAAATTTGGCGGTTTCGACTCGAGTGGAAACGGAGACGGAGGAATCGCTGGAGGAGGCGCAAGTCGTTCCTGTTTGGGAGCCGGACACCCGACAGGACGACCAAATAGCACCCGTTACCCAACCAGCTCCTCAACAAAAGCGTGACAATAACGTTAACGAAGTGTGCCCGTGGGAAGACGA GGAAAACTGTAGAGTGGATGCACCCTATGTGAAAACCTACGCGACTTTAGGTTATTTGTAA
- the LOC107999982 gene encoding uncharacterized protein LOC107999982 isoform X12 produces MEASNNQQQKKEPSVHRPCAFDKMEGLVREMQDPENGVPVRSQKQFLTSIPSAFMGYDLIEWLMERLSIEESVEAVHIANQLCQYGYFFPVNDSKTLTVRDDSSLYRFQTPCYWPWQHKIPDNMEYAIYLAKRTLRNKQRHALEDYEIEALNSLRRNLQNKWDMIQLQAEEQVRLSKERKKGDKIVSDSQERAFWRVYRPPPGCLSSLEVTPVPTRFHPGLSRPPSRKRTITDLQREVALLKNSLTRTRIKVSAAIENFNSYFETYMEYDPMFVQPQPSNPWITDDQTFWQLNSPLVEIPTEKRVKRWALSMEELMSDPTGLQEFTQYLRKEYSHENIRFWLAVKDLRHSFQAKIPDKVNEIFREFLAPGAPCEINIDGKTMEKVHQEMKNPNRFTFDSAAEHVYTLLLKKDCYPRFIRSDQYRNLLASGVQPSQKKWFFFGGQAKKKVSSTSTSISAPTPTTSTLQHHAVTAGGGGGSGGGSKRRGSDRSLSGSAHELAICGIRDTSSMPRVPHSHSQSNLTDIPYRGDLARLVKIPTRPIPHNVQDAGTSETSMARPVDDVCPWDVVPGPSIEHDIDTGAQLRHPISSGVTSSVESQAEEGNNNLISQSHSIEVAARPSRKNSSQFDSCSSSSDVSLAVTEAVSEHLRKSCSLQQSSSTGGGSSTSERVGMTTRNYSIGSVGGRAKLGEIGRPSASSFNYPSPQHSLEYSHVVTEIRSEGKDIAEVVETETRSKLTLLEKEHTKKTLSKAPLISISAIVGDLASDSFAAQAEERKEDDCGKGVAAKEGEVEIEKRKGEVEGDKGDAVTVAEENLAVSTRVETETEESLEEAQVVPVWEPDTRQDDQIAPVTQPAPQQKRDNNVNEVCPWEDEENCRVDAPYVKTYATLGYL; encoded by the exons ATGGAGGCCTCTAATAATCAACAACAGAAAAAGGAGCCAAGCGTTCACAGGCCTTGCGCCTTCGACaag ATGGAGGGGCTGGTGCGGGAGATGCAAGACCCTGAGAACGGGGTACCCGTGCGCAGCCAAAAACAATTTCTCACCTCAATTCCTTCGGCTTTCATGG GTTACGATCTCATCGAGTGGCTGATGGAGCGGCTTTCCATCGAGGAATCAG TAGAGGCGGTCCATATTGCCAATCAGCTCTGCCAGTATGGCTACTTCTTCCCGGTGAATGACTCCAAGACACTCACCGTAAGGGATGATAGTTCTCTGTATAGATTTCAG ACACCATGTTATTGGCCATGGCAACATAAAATCCCTGATAACATGGAATATGCTATTTATCTGGCTAAGAGAACTTTAAGAAACAAGCAACGACATGCTCTTGAAGATTACGAAATT GAAGCTTTAAACAGTCTACGTAGGAACTTGCAGAACAAGTGGGATATGATACAACTTCAAGCTGAAGAACAG GTACGCTTATCGAAGGAGCGAAAAAAAGGGGATAAAATAGTAAGCGATTCTCAAGAGCGAGCATTTTGGAGAGTTTACAGGCCACCACCTGGTTGTCTAAGTAGCCTCGAAGTAACACCCGTACCTACGCGTTTTCATCCTGGACTTTCACGTCCTCCATCGCGTAAACGCACTATAACCGATCTGCAACGCGAG gtGGCCCTTTTGAAGAACAGCTTAACGCGTACAAGGATAAAAGTTTCTGCTGCTATCGAAAATTTCAACTCATACTTCGAAACATACATGGAATACGATCCAATGTTTGTACAGCCACAACCTTCCAATCCATGGATTACCGATGATCAAACATTTTGGCAGCTAAACAGTCCTCT AGTGGAAATTCCTACGGAAAAACGTGTTAAGCGGTGGGCATTATCCATGGAAGAGTTAATGTCTGATCCTACTG gTTTGCAAGAATTTACGCAGTATTTGAGAAAAGAATACAGTCatgaaaatatacgattttgGTTAGCGGTTAAAGATTTGAGGCATAGTTTTCAAGCAAAAATACCCGACAAAGTTAATGAAATCTTCAG agAATTCTTAGCACCCGGAGCACCTTGcgagataaatatagatgggAAGACGATGGAAAAAGTTCATCAAGAGATGAAAAATCCGAATCGATTCACGTTTGATTCCGCCGCTGAACACGTATATACGTTGCTTTTGAAAAAGGATTGTTATCCTAGATTTATTCGTTCCGATCagtatcgaaatttattagcCTCTGGTGTGCAGCCTTCGCAAAAAAAATG gttTTTTTTCGGGGGACAAgcgaaaaagaaagtttcttCGACTTCGACTTCGATCTCGGCCCCAACTCCGACAACGAGCACGTTGCAACATCATGCTGTAACCGCCggcgggggaggagggagtgGAGGTGGTAGTAAACGAAGAGGAAGCGATCGAAGTCTTTCCGGATCTGCTCACGAGTTAGCCATTTGTGGTATTCGAGATACGAGTTCGATGCCTAGAGTACCGCATTCTCACAGTCAGTCGAATCTCACCGATATCCCATATAG GGGAGATCTGGCTCGACTCGTAAAGATTCCAACAAGGCCTATCCCGCATAACGTTCA GGATGCTGGCACATCGGAAACATCGATGGCTCGCCCTGTGGACGACGTTTGCCCGTGGGACGTGGTTCCGGGACCGAGTATAGAGCACGATATAGATACGGGCGCACAGCTACGGCATCCAATATCATCTGGAGTGACGTCGTCGGTTGAAAGCCAAGCGGAAGAAGGAAACAATAACCTGATTAGCCAGTCGCATTCTATCGAAGTTGCGGCACGCCCGTCTCGCAAAAATTCATCGCAATTCGACTCCTGTAGTTCTTCATCGGACGTGAGCTTGGCGGTGACAGAAGCGGTATCGGAACATCTTCGAAAGTCTTGCAGTTTGCAACAAAGTAGCAGCACag GTGGTGGTTCGAGTACCTCGGAACGAGTCGGTATGACAACGCGAAATTATTCGATCGGTTCGGTTGGCGGAAGAGCGAAACTTGGAGAGATCGGTCGACCGTCGGCTTCGTCCTTCAATTATCCATCGCCGCAGCATTCGCTCGAATATTCGCACGTGGTGACGGAGATCCGATCGGAGGGGAAGGATATCGCCGAGGTGGTGGAGACCGAAACGAGGTCAAAACTCACGTTGCTGGAAAAGGAACATACGAAGAAAACTTTGAGCAAGGCCCCCCTGATAAGTATTAGCGCGATTGTGGGCGACCTGGCGAGCGATAGCTTTGCGGCTCAAGCGGAGGAACGAAAGGAGGACGATTGCGGCAAGGGTGTGGCGGCGAAGGAAGGGGAAGTGGAGATCGAGAAGAGGAAAGGGGAGGTGGAGGGTGATAAAGGTGATGCGGTTACCGTTGCGGAAGAAAATTTGGCGGTTTCGACTCGAGTGGAAACGGAGACGGAGGAATCGCTGGAGGAGGCGCAAGTCGTTCCTGTTTGGGAGCCGGACACCCGACAGGACGACCAAATAGCACCCGTTACCCAACCAGCTCCTCAACAAAAGCGTGACAATAACGTTAACGAAGTGTGCCCGTGGGAAGACGA GGAAAACTGTAGAGTGGATGCACCCTATGTGAAAACCTACGCGACTTTAGGTTATTTGTAA